The Rhinopithecus roxellana isolate Shanxi Qingling chromosome 13, ASM756505v1, whole genome shotgun sequence genome contains a region encoding:
- the LOC104659951 gene encoding keratin-associated protein 10-12-like, protein MSVCSSDLSYSSRVCLPGSRDSCSDSWQVDDCPESCCEPPCYAPSCCAPAPCLTLVCTPVSCVSSPCCQVACESSPCQSGCTSSCTPSCCQQSSCQLACCTSSPCQQACCMPVCCKPVCCKPICCVPICSGASSLCCQQSSCQPACCTSSQSQQGCCVPVCCKPVSCAPGSCVPVCSEASTSCCQQSSCQPACCTTSCCRPSSSVSLLCRPVCRPACCVPVPSCCAPTSSCQSSCCRPASCVSLFCGPVCSGQKPSC, encoded by the exons ATGTCTGTCTGCTCCAGTGACCTGAGCTACAGCAGCCGTGTCTGCCTTCCTGGTTCCCGTGACTCTTGCTCTGACTCCTGGCAGGTGGACGACTGCCCAGAGAGCTGCTGTGAACCCCCCTGCTATGCCCCCAGCTGCTGCGCCCCGGCCCCCTGCCTGACCCTGGTCTGCACCCCAGTGAGCTGTGTGTCCAGCCCCTGCTGCCAGGTGGCCTGTGAGTCCAGCCCCTGCCAATCAGGCTGCACCAGCTCCTGCACACCCTCTTGCTGCCAGCAGTCTAGCTGCCAGCTGGCTTGCTGCACCTCCTCCCCCTGCCAGCAG GCCTGCTGCATGCCCGTCTGCTGCAAGCCTGTGTGCTGCAAGCCCATCTGCTGTGTGCCCATCTGCTCTGGGGCTTCCTCTCTGTGCTGCCAGCAGTCTAGCTGCCAGCCAGCTTGCTGCACCTCCTCCCAAAGCCAGCAGGGCTGCTGCGTGCCCGTCTGCTGCAAGCCTGTGAGCTGTGCGCCTGGGAGCTGTGTGCCTGTTTGCTCTGAGGCGTCCACTTCATGCTGCCAGCAGTCTAGCTGCCAGCCGGCTTGTTGTACCACCTCCTGCTGCAGACCCTCCTCCTCCGTGTCCCTCCTCTGCCGCCCCGTGTGCAGGCCTGCCTGCTGCGTGCCCGTCCCCTCCTGCTGtgcccccacctcctcctgccaGTCCAGCTGCTGCCGCCCGGCCTCCTGCGTGTCCCTCTTCTGCGGCCCTGTGTGCTCAGGTCAGAAGCCCAGCTGCTGA
- the LOC104659950 gene encoding keratin-associated protein 10-3-like isoform X6 translates to MATSTMSVCSSAYSDSWQVDDCPESCCEPPCCAPSCCTPAACLTLVSTPVSCVSSPCCQAVCEASPCQSGCTSSCTPLCCQQSSCQPACCTSSPCQQTCCVPVCCKPVCCKPVCCQSCCVPICCKPVCCVPTCSGDSSSCCQQSRCQPACCTTSCCRPSSSVSLLCHPVCRSTCCVPVSSYCAPASSCQASCCRPASCVSLLCRPVCSRPAC, encoded by the exons atgGCCACGTCCACCATGTCTGTCTGCTCCAGCGCTTACTCTGACTCCTGGCAGGTGGATGACTGCCCAGAGAGCTGCTGTGAGCCCCCCTGCTGTGCCCCCAGCTGCTGCACCCCGGCTGCCTGCCTGACCCTGGTCTCCACCCCAGTGAGCTGTGTGTCTAGCCCCTGCTGCCAGGCGGTCTGTGAGGCCAGCCCCTGCCAATCAGGCTGCACCAGCTCCTGCACACCCTTGTGCTGCCAGCAGTCTAGCTGTCAGCCGGCTTGCTGCACCTCCTCCCCCTGCCAGCAGACCTGCTGTGTGCCCGTCTGCTGCAAGCCTGTGTGCTGCAAGCCTGTCTGCTGT CAATCCTGCTGTGTGCCCATCTGCTGCAAGCCTGTCTGCTGTGTGCCCACCTGTTCTGGGGATTCCTCTTCATGCTGCCAGCAGTCTCGCTGCCAACCAGCGTGCTGCACCACCTCCTGCTGCAGACCCTCCTCCTCTGTGTCGCTCCTCTGCCATCCCGTGTGCAGGTCCACCTGCTGCGTGCCCGTCTCCTCCTACTGtgcccctgcctcctcctgccaGGCCAGCTGCTGTCGCCCAGCCTCCTGCGTGTCCCTCCTCTGCCGCCCCGTGTGCTCCCGCCCGGCCTGCTGA
- the LOC104659950 gene encoding keratin-associated protein 10-1-like isoform X1 yields the protein MATSTMSVCSSAYSDSWQVDDCPESCCEPPCCAPSCCTPAACLTLVSTPVSCVSSPCCQAVCEASPCQSGCTSSCTPLCCQQSSCQPACCTSSPCQQTCCVPVCCKPVCCKPVCCVPTCSGDSSSCCQQSSCQPACCTSSPCQQSSCQSCCVPICCKPVCCVPTCSGDSSSCCQQSSCQPACCTSSPCQQSCCVPICCKPVCCVPTCSGDSSSCCQQSRCQPACCTTSCCRPSSSVSLLCHPVCRSTCCVPVSSYCAPASSCQASCCRPASCVSLLCRPVCSRPAC from the exons atgGCCACGTCCACCATGTCTGTCTGCTCCAGCGCTTACTCTGACTCCTGGCAGGTGGATGACTGCCCAGAGAGCTGCTGTGAGCCCCCCTGCTGTGCCCCCAGCTGCTGCACCCCGGCTGCCTGCCTGACCCTGGTCTCCACCCCAGTGAGCTGTGTGTCTAGCCCCTGCTGCCAGGCGGTCTGTGAGGCCAGCCCCTGCCAATCAGGCTGCACCAGCTCCTGCACACCCTTGTGCTGCCAGCAGTCTAGCTGTCAGCCGGCTTGCTGCACCTCCTCCCCCTGCCAGCAGACCTGCTGTGTGCCCGTCTGCTGCAAGCCTGTGTGCTGCAAGCCTGTCTGCTGTGTGCCCACCTGTTCTGGGGATTCCTCTTCATGCTGCCAGCAGTCCAGCTGCCAGCCGGCTTGCTGCACCTCTTCCCCATGTCAGCAGTCCTCCTGT CAATCCTGCTGTGTGCCCATCTGCTGCAAGCCTGTCTGCTGTGTGCCCACCTGTTCTGGGGATTCCTCTTCATGCTGCCAGCAGTCCAGCTGCCAGCCGGCTTGCTGCACCTCTTCCCCGTGCCAGCAATCCTGCTGTGTGCCCATCTGCTGCAAGCCTGTCTGCTGTGTGCCCACCTGTTCTGGGGATTCCTCTTCATGCTGCCAGCAGTCTCGCTGCCAACCAGCGTGCTGCACCACCTCCTGCTGCAGACCCTCCTCCTCTGTGTCGCTCCTCTGCCATCCCGTGTGCAGGTCCACCTGCTGCGTGCCCGTCTCCTCCTACTGtgcccctgcctcctcctgccaGGCCAGCTGCTGTCGCCCAGCCTCCTGCGTGTCCCTCCTCTGCCGCCCCGTGTGCTCCCGCCCGGCCTGCTGA
- the LOC104659950 gene encoding keratin-associated protein 10-11-like isoform X2 → MATSTMSVCSSAYSDSWQVDDCPESCCEPPCCAPSCCTPAACLTLVSTPVSCVSSPCCQAVCEASPCQSGCTSSCTPLCCQQSSCQPACCTSSPCQQTCCVPVCCKPVCCKPSVCCVPVCSGGSISCCQQSSCQPACCTSSPCQQSCCVPICCKPVCCVPTCSGDSSSCCQQSSCQPACCTSSPCQQSCCVPICCKPVCCVPTCSGDSSSCCQQSRCQPACCTTSCCRPSSSVSLLCHPVCRSTCCVPVSSYCAPASSCQASCCRPASCVSLLCRPVCSRPAC, encoded by the exons atgGCCACGTCCACCATGTCTGTCTGCTCCAGCGCTTACTCTGACTCCTGGCAGGTGGATGACTGCCCAGAGAGCTGCTGTGAGCCCCCCTGCTGTGCCCCCAGCTGCTGCACCCCGGCTGCCTGCCTGACCCTGGTCTCCACCCCAGTGAGCTGTGTGTCTAGCCCCTGCTGCCAGGCGGTCTGTGAGGCCAGCCCCTGCCAATCAGGCTGCACCAGCTCCTGCACACCCTTGTGCTGCCAGCAGTCTAGCTGTCAGCCGGCTTGCTGCACCTCCTCCCCCTGCCAGCAGACCTGCTGTGTGCCCGTCTGCTGCAAGCCTGTGTGCTGCAAGCCT TCCGTCTGCTGTGTGCCCGTCTGCTCTGGGGGTTCCATTTCATGCTGCCAGCAGTCTAGCTGCCAGCCGGCTTGCTGCACCTCTTCCCCGTGCCAGCAATCCTGCTGTGTGCCCATCTGCTGCAAGCCTGTCTGCTGTGTGCCCACCTGTTCTGGGGATTCCTCTTCATGCTGCCAGCAGTCCAGCTGCCAGCCGGCTTGCTGCACCTCTTCCCCGTGCCAGCAATCCTGCTGTGTGCCCATCTGCTGCAAGCCTGTCTGCTGTGTGCCCACCTGTTCTGGGGATTCCTCTTCATGCTGCCAGCAGTCTCGCTGCCAACCAGCGTGCTGCACCACCTCCTGCTGCAGACCCTCCTCCTCTGTGTCGCTCCTCTGCCATCCCGTGTGCAGGTCCACCTGCTGCGTGCCCGTCTCCTCCTACTGtgcccctgcctcctcctgccaGGCCAGCTGCTGTCGCCCAGCCTCCTGCGTGTCCCTCCTCTGCCGCCCCGTGTGCTCCCGCCCGGCCTGCTGA
- the LOC104659950 gene encoding keratin-associated protein 10-1-like isoform X4: MATSTMSVCSSAYSDSWQVDDCPESCCEPPCCAPSCCTPAACLTLVSTPVSCVSSPCCQAVCEASPCQSGCTSSCTPLCCQQSSCQPACCTSSPCQQTCCVPVCCKPVCCKPQSCCVPICCKPVCCVPTCSGDSSSCCQQSSCQPACCTSSPCQQSCCVPICCKPVCCVPTCSGDSSSCCQQSRCQPACCTTSCCRPSSSVSLLCHPVCRSTCCVPVSSYCAPASSCQASCCRPASCVSLLCRPVCSRPAC, translated from the exons atgGCCACGTCCACCATGTCTGTCTGCTCCAGCGCTTACTCTGACTCCTGGCAGGTGGATGACTGCCCAGAGAGCTGCTGTGAGCCCCCCTGCTGTGCCCCCAGCTGCTGCACCCCGGCTGCCTGCCTGACCCTGGTCTCCACCCCAGTGAGCTGTGTGTCTAGCCCCTGCTGCCAGGCGGTCTGTGAGGCCAGCCCCTGCCAATCAGGCTGCACCAGCTCCTGCACACCCTTGTGCTGCCAGCAGTCTAGCTGTCAGCCGGCTTGCTGCACCTCCTCCCCCTGCCAGCAGACCTGCTGTGTGCCCGTCTGCTGCAAGCCTGTGTGCTGCAAGCCT CAATCCTGCTGTGTGCCCATCTGCTGCAAGCCTGTCTGCTGTGTGCCCACCTGTTCTGGGGATTCCTCTTCATGCTGCCAGCAGTCCAGCTGCCAGCCGGCTTGCTGCACCTCTTCCCCGTGCCAGCAATCCTGCTGTGTGCCCATCTGCTGCAAGCCTGTCTGCTGTGTGCCCACCTGTTCTGGGGATTCCTCTTCATGCTGCCAGCAGTCTCGCTGCCAACCAGCGTGCTGCACCACCTCCTGCTGCAGACCCTCCTCCTCTGTGTCGCTCCTCTGCCATCCCGTGTGCAGGTCCACCTGCTGCGTGCCCGTCTCCTCCTACTGtgcccctgcctcctcctgccaGGCCAGCTGCTGTCGCCCAGCCTCCTGCGTGTCCCTCCTCTGCCGCCCCGTGTGCTCCCGCCCGGCCTGCTGA
- the LOC104659950 gene encoding keratin-associated protein 10-1-like isoform X3, with translation MATSTMSVCSSAYSDSWQVDDCPESCCEPPCCAPSCCTPAACLTLVSTPVSCVSSPCCQAVCEASPCQSGCTSSCTPLCCQQSSCQPACCTSSPCQQTCCVPVCCKPVCCKPVCCGSISCCQQSSCQPACCTSSPCQQSCCVPICCKPVCCVPTCSGDSSSCCQQSSCQPACCTSSPCQQSCCVPICCKPVCCVPTCSGDSSSCCQQSRCQPACCTTSCCRPSSSVSLLCHPVCRSTCCVPVSSYCAPASSCQASCCRPASCVSLLCRPVCSRPAC, from the exons atgGCCACGTCCACCATGTCTGTCTGCTCCAGCGCTTACTCTGACTCCTGGCAGGTGGATGACTGCCCAGAGAGCTGCTGTGAGCCCCCCTGCTGTGCCCCCAGCTGCTGCACCCCGGCTGCCTGCCTGACCCTGGTCTCCACCCCAGTGAGCTGTGTGTCTAGCCCCTGCTGCCAGGCGGTCTGTGAGGCCAGCCCCTGCCAATCAGGCTGCACCAGCTCCTGCACACCCTTGTGCTGCCAGCAGTCTAGCTGTCAGCCGGCTTGCTGCACCTCCTCCCCCTGCCAGCAGACCTGCTGTGTGCCCGTCTGCTGCAAGCCTGTGTGCTGCAAGCCTGTCTGCTGT GGTTCCATTTCATGCTGCCAGCAGTCTAGCTGCCAGCCGGCTTGCTGCACCTCTTCCCCGTGCCAGCAATCCTGCTGTGTGCCCATCTGCTGCAAGCCTGTCTGCTGTGTGCCCACCTGTTCTGGGGATTCCTCTTCATGCTGCCAGCAGTCCAGCTGCCAGCCGGCTTGCTGCACCTCTTCCCCGTGCCAGCAATCCTGCTGTGTGCCCATCTGCTGCAAGCCTGTCTGCTGTGTGCCCACCTGTTCTGGGGATTCCTCTTCATGCTGCCAGCAGTCTCGCTGCCAACCAGCGTGCTGCACCACCTCCTGCTGCAGACCCTCCTCCTCTGTGTCGCTCCTCTGCCATCCCGTGTGCAGGTCCACCTGCTGCGTGCCCGTCTCCTCCTACTGtgcccctgcctcctcctgccaGGCCAGCTGCTGTCGCCCAGCCTCCTGCGTGTCCCTCCTCTGCCGCCCCGTGTGCTCCCGCCCGGCCTGCTGA
- the LOC104659950 gene encoding keratin-associated protein 10-1-like isoform X5 encodes MATSTMSVCSSAYSDSWQVDDCPESCCEPPCCAPSCCTPAACLTLVSTPVSCVSSPCCQAVCEASPCQSGCTSSCTPLCCQQSSCQPACCTSSPCQQTCCVPVCCKPVCCKPPVCCVPTCSGDSSSCCQQSSCQPACCTSSPCQQSCCVPICCKPVCCVPTCSGDSSSCCQQSRCQPACCTTSCCRPSSSVSLLCHPVCRSTCCVPVSSYCAPASSCQASCCRPASCVSLLCRPVCSRPAC; translated from the exons atgGCCACGTCCACCATGTCTGTCTGCTCCAGCGCTTACTCTGACTCCTGGCAGGTGGATGACTGCCCAGAGAGCTGCTGTGAGCCCCCCTGCTGTGCCCCCAGCTGCTGCACCCCGGCTGCCTGCCTGACCCTGGTCTCCACCCCAGTGAGCTGTGTGTCTAGCCCCTGCTGCCAGGCGGTCTGTGAGGCCAGCCCCTGCCAATCAGGCTGCACCAGCTCCTGCACACCCTTGTGCTGCCAGCAGTCTAGCTGTCAGCCGGCTTGCTGCACCTCCTCCCCCTGCCAGCAGACCTGCTGTGTGCCCGTCTGCTGCAAGCCTGTGTGCTGCAAGCCT CCTGTCTGCTGTGTGCCCACCTGTTCTGGGGATTCCTCTTCATGCTGCCAGCAGTCCAGCTGCCAGCCGGCTTGCTGCACCTCTTCCCCGTGCCAGCAATCCTGCTGTGTGCCCATCTGCTGCAAGCCTGTCTGCTGTGTGCCCACCTGTTCTGGGGATTCCTCTTCATGCTGCCAGCAGTCTCGCTGCCAACCAGCGTGCTGCACCACCTCCTGCTGCAGACCCTCCTCCTCTGTGTCGCTCCTCTGCCATCCCGTGTGCAGGTCCACCTGCTGCGTGCCCGTCTCCTCCTACTGtgcccctgcctcctcctgccaGGCCAGCTGCTGTCGCCCAGCCTCCTGCGTGTCCCTCCTCTGCCGCCCCGTGTGCTCCCGCCCGGCCTGCTGA